The DNA window GGCGAATTGGTTTCGTCCACGACTTTGCCGGTAATACTCTGAGCCATTGTTGTTGCCGTGGCTAATACAGCAAGAATTAAAGAGAATATCGTTTTCATATTCGTGTTGTTTTTAATTTCTGATGCAAAATTACTGCTGTTAAAAAATTCATGCCATACCCAAAAGTGGACAAATGAGTTGGGAGTTGAAAACATACACTTTTGGGTATGGCACAACAAAGGGGATAGTTCTACTTTTGCAGTGTAAAATCAATAATGAGTATGACACGCGAAGAAAAACGCCGGATAGCAGGCTACCGAATTGCAGTCGTTGGAGTGGGTGAGTTTATTGACAGTATCAAGGCCGAACTTCAACAGTTGGGCTTTGAGTCCATTCAAATAATATCTTCCTCTAATAAGCAGCCTGCGATAAGCAATTTCGATGTTATTGCCGAGAATGTCAACGAAGGCAGTTCTTGTATGTCAAAGGAAACAGACATTCCTTTAATACTGCCATTCGATTTTGTAAATGGAGCCGGTGTGATTGTAGTTATGCCCGATGATGAAAGGGATATAATATGCAAACCTGACCTCCGGCAATGGGCGGCAACATATATGGCAGGGTACTGTGCTTTCTGGAATGTAGATGGTTGCGAGTGGTTGCGTGATTCATTATCCGACATCAGAAACGGCGTAACGAGCAATGCCGCACTTAAAACCGCAGCGCATATATGCGCACGGATAGCAGCCAACATCGCCGTCGGGCGCGAGGTAAAACACTTCTCTCGTTTCTATTTGTGCAAGAATTTAGAGTAGCTTGTTATTTGTAGCTGCAACAATGGCTTCGGAGATATTGCGCACATCAAGTTTCTCAAATATGCGCTGGCGGTATTTCTTGATGGTGTCTGGCGACAGGCATATTCTGTCGGCAATCTCTGACATGGTGTAGCCCTGAATCGACAAAGTGAGCACCGCCTTTTCCCCGTCGGTAAGGGTCGGCATTTGCCGCTTATCCCATCGGCGTGTGTTTCGGTTGTATTCAACATAATCCGGTGTGCCGACACGGTGCATTTCAATATGACCGGGCGATGTGTGGGTAGATGCCGATACCACGCAGAGCGCAAGCCATATACGACCGTCGGAAGTCAATACAAGAGGAGTGAGTTTATGATTAACGAGAATCTTCTTGCCTCCGTTAAGTATGTTAAAGTCGTATGAGATATACCAGTCCTTGCGCTCTTTGACCGGAATTGTATTATGAAATGAAAATCCTGCTTCATTCAGATCAATCAAAAACTGCTGTTCATCTTCTGGCACGTATTCCAGATAGAAACGATAGCCAAGATTCATCATCTGCTCGGGTGTCAAACCGCACAGGAACATCGGATTAGGCGACACATACAGGAAATTCTGCTTGAAATAGTCGATGATATAGACGCTCTGATATGTGGAGCGAGAAAACGCCTCTGCCGAGCGGAGATATTCATCCACCCGGCTGTAATCAAGTTCCTCCGGGAGCTTGACTTCATTATCAGGTATGAAGAAATCGTTTGTCGTTTTCATCTATATACAGTTCTACGGTTGCAAAAGTAAAAAAATAAGCAACATATTCATCATGAGTCCTTGAAATCATTGCTTTCATTTGCATACGTCAATTATTGAACTGATATAATCGGCTGTCCGAAGAAGGAGGACAGCATGGCAAGGGTAGCAAGAGTGAAATTGTGCTGGCCGCTAAGCCACTTGGTAACTTCGCAAGGGCGTTTTCCTATGGATCTGGCAAACTCAGCTTTCGACAGACCTTTCTCTTGCATAAGCTCATAGATTCTATTGGAAACAGCCATCTCCATCTCTACTTCCTTATGAATAGATGCTGGTATGGAGTCCACGATTTTGTTATAGTCTTCAAATGCAGTCTTCATATGTCAAAGGTTTTGTCGGTTTCGATTTCATTTTCGGATATGGTAATAGTGCCGTCCTTCACACCTTCTTTGATAAGTTTATCAAAGTTTTGCAGAGTTACTACAAATCCGCGCAGTTCGCCGTCTTCATCATAGGTGCGTGTTTTCTTGACCCCTCCATTACCGAGAATAAGGATGCTGTCAGAGAGTCGCAGACAATATAGCCGTAACTTCGATTTTACAACCGGGAGCGCACAGACTCCATCACTCATCTTTCCCTCAGGCCGGAAGAAACGCTCCAATGCGCCAAGATCGGCGATGCTTTCAACGAATTTGGCTATACGGGCCAAATCCTCATTATAGGTCGCATCATTCTTAAAACGGTTATAGAAACGGAGATACTCACCCTTATCCTCAGTGATAAAACTGAATGGTGTAGAGGGTGCAATTACGGTCTTTGTTCAGCTGTATAAGTTCTGCTTCACTCATAATCGATATGTGCTTTGTCTTTGTAAACGCAAAGGTACGAAAAATGTTTTACTTATAAGTAAACAAATAGGGTGTTTTTTTATAGTTTCATTATGATTTCAAGGACTTCGTTGAGTTTATCTGTGGGAAGACGCTTGATGTAGTTGGCGCGGTCATCGAGGTTGCCACGGATATGAGCGAGGACTGCGAGGTGAGCATTGACGGAGGCAGTATCGCCTTCGAACATTTCAAGATAAGCTTCACGCGTCGGTATGCCAAGACGAATTCTTTCATCATCGGTAATGGCATGGTCAAAGACGGTTTCAACACCGTGACTATGGCTGTTGTTGAGAAGATTCATCTTTTCCCTCTTGCTTTCGTCGTCAAATTTGACGTATTTCATCATCATGTTGGCCGTAGTATGCCCTGTGACTGCGCGAATATCCTCCGGTGACATTCCTTTACGGAGACAAAGGGTTGTAAAGGTTCTTCGGGCGCAGTGAGAGGCCAGTGCCTCATATTTCTTTACAGTGGTTCGTGTCCGAGAGCGTCCGTTTTGTGTTTCTATAATCCAATCGCCTGTCATTCCGGCAAGTTTCCCGACTTCTTTTAGATGTGAATTGAATTTTTGATTTGATATTTTGGGAAATATTCTCGGATCGTCCTCATCAGGTGCGGCTGGGTATTTTGATAAAATACGCATGGCGTCTTCTGCAAGGGGAATTCTTTTTCGTTGTCTGGTCTTCTGCGCTGTCGTATCAAGTATATCCCCATCCATGTTTGACCTTTTTAAGGCCATAACTTCCGAGAACCTTAGCCCTGTGAAACAGCAGAACACAAACACATCCCTTGCCCGATCAATAGCTTGCCTATGGGTAGGAAAAGTCATAATGGACTGTAATTCCTCCGGAGTAAGAGCGAAATGATTTACTGCTGTATCGGAAGTTGTCTCATCATGGAAACGTTGCTGATAGCTTTGGTATTTGATATTGCGGTTATAGCCCTTTTTAGTGGCCCAGTTAAGGAAAGTCTTGATATCCTTCATGGACTTGAACACATAGCTGTTGGAGAGCCTCTTGCCGATTAGGTACAGCTCAAACTTTGCAAGCAGTTCATCGTTGATGTCTTCAAAATATAATGTGGCTCGAAAACCCGACAGATGCTTCCGCATGGTCTTATGCTTTGTCAGCGTACCTTTTGACCATTGAGCGGTGGCAGGAGTCTCTTTTATTTCTTTTTCCCTTTCATCAATAAGAATATCATAAGTCTGGCATACTGTCAGTCGGGTGCACCTCTCTTCATCGAGTATCTTTTTTACTTCATCTCTGACTGTGGCCGGAGTAGCCTCTTCCTCTCTCAGCTCTAATTGAGCAAAAGCATCGTCAACGGCAGACGCAATCTTAATCAGCCGTTGATTAATGTCTGAGGCAGACACATCATCACTGTTGAAGTTGTTGCGCTTCACTTTTTGAGCCTTTTCATCCCATTTTGCCGGGGCAATCCGATACCCGGAGTAATACCATATACGCTTGCCGCCAAAAGTAATGTCGGCATTTATCGGCATTTCCTCCGGGAAGTTTCCATTTTTATCTTTACGCTTCTCCAATCGGAAGCTGACGCGATGCTTGTATTTATCCATGAACGATTCTTTTGTATGTATTTGAGGTTGTCTCAATTTTACCCATACAAAATTACATACAAATTTTCATTCAATCAATCGAAATCCAATTTATTTTATTTTACTCCTAATTCCGCTTAAATAACTGATATTATGGAGATATAGTTAAATATGCGACTCTATTTGATATAATATATTACTGTAGTTTCATATCCCTCTCTCTCCGCTGAACAAACCGGACAATACCGGACAGTAAGCAGACAAGTCCCACAAATTCAATGATTTGTGGGACTTTTTTATCCCCTTGTGTCTGCCTTAAAGTACACCTTTTCGCCCCTAAAAGACAAAGTTCGTAACCTAACTCGTACCCCCGACAAACAAAAACGGAAAGGGGGTACAGATTGTCCGAAATTGGCGAAGTCCTGTCGCTATTTGGCTTGCCTGCATAGAACTCATTTTTAGAGAATTACAATAGTTTTGCAACTTAAAAAGTGAGTTATGAAATCGACATTCAACATTTGCTTTTACGCAAAGAAAGACAAGCAGAAAGCCAACGGTGCGTACCCCCTTTTCGCCCGTATTACAGTGGACGGCGTGGCGAGCCGTTTTAACACTAAACTGGACGTGCTGCCCTCTATTTGGGACGGTAAAATGGGCAAGGCTACCGGACGTACTTCGGAAGCCAGCCGCATAAACCGTATGCTGGATGATATAAACGCATCACTGAATACCATTTACCACGAAATGCAGCGGCGTGACAACTACGTGACCGCCGAGAAAGTGAAGAACGAGTTTTTAGGTCATAGTGAGAGCCACGAAACAATCCTTACCCTGTTCCAAAAGCACAATGACGATGTAAAGCAGTTGGTCGGCATATCCAAGACGATAGCGACCTACCGTAAGTATGAAGTCACCCGCCGCCACCTTGCCGAGTTCATTCAAAGCAAGTACAACGTATCGGACATATCCATTAAGGAGATTACCCCGATGTTCATTACCGATTTTGAGTTATACTTGCGTACCGCTTGCAAGTGCGGTTACAACACCACCGCCAAGTTCATGCAGTTCTTCAAGCGCATTATCATCATTGCCCGCAACAATGGCATACTGGTGAACGACCCGTTCGCCAATTATAAAATCCGGCTGGAAAAAGTGGACAGAGGTTATCTGACAGAGGACGAGATAACAATCATCCTTAAAAAGAAAATGGTTTCCGAACGGCTGGAACACGTCAGGGACTTGTTCATCTTTGCCTGCTTCACCGGGCTTGCCTATATAGATGTAGCCGGGCTTACGCAAGATAATATCCGCAAATCCTTTGACGGCAACCTTTGGATAATGACAAAGCGGCAAAAGACGAATACGGACGTTAATGTTCCCCTGTTGGATATTCCCAAGATGATTTTGAAGAAGTACAAGGGCAAGTTACCGAATGGCAAGATACTTCCCATAATCAGCAATCAGAAGCTAAATGCCTACTTGAAAGAGATTGCCGATGTATGCGGAATTAAAAAGAACCTGACATTCCACCTTGCCCGCCACACGTTCGCAACGACTACCACACTATCAAAGGGCGTACCCATTGAAACGGTTTCCAAGATGCTGGGACACACCAATATCGAAACGACACAAATTTATGCCCGCATCACTAACAGCAAGATAGGCAGCGATATGCAGGGGCTTGACAAGAAGTTTGTCGGCATCGAGAAAATTTACAAGGAAGTCGCCATGTAATCTTGATTATTGGGAACTGGTCACAATTTGTGACCAGTCCTCACTATTATTGTAACTATTCAGCGAATAAGTAAAACGAATAATACTAATAATCAATGACTTATAAAATGTGTTGTTTTTGAGACCAACAAAAATAACATCCATTTTCTGTGATTTATGAAATTGGCGCATTGGTAAGCGTCTGAAAATCAAGAAAGGATTTCGCTGAATAGTTACCTATTATTCCAACATTACTAAATCTCCTAAAATATACGATTATGGACTTACAGATTATCCAAAACAAAATTTTTGAAGTCAGAGGTTGCCGAGTGATGCTCGATTATCATTTGGCAGAACTCTACCAAGTGGAAACACGAGCCTTGAAGCAGGCGGTCAAGCGCAATATCGAGCGTTTTCCCAGTGATTTTATGTTTGTTCTTACCAAAGAGGAAGCTAACTTATTGTTGTCCATAGGGGTATCACAAAATGTGATACCTCCTGATTATAACTTCGGTGTAGCCATGCCTATGGCTTTCACCGAACAGGGCGTAGCCATGCTTTCTTCGGTTCTCCGTTCCAAAATAGCCATAGAGGTGAACATTTCAATCATGCGGGCTTTTGTCCTCATGCGCCAAATGGTAATCGGCTACGAGGAACTGTTAAGGCGCATCGAGGAACTGGAGGTAAGCACCGATGCACAGTTCAACGAGCTATATCAAGCCCTTACCCAACTTCTAAGCCAGTCGAAGCAACAGAAAGAACGCCGTCCGGTAGGTTTCGTTACCTAGTACAACCGTCCGCGACAGCAGGTATAGCTTAAAAAAATAGCCGTCCAGGTTTTGGGCGGCTATTTTTGTGAGAGTTTCCAGCGGTCGGGAAGCAGGTCGCGGTATTTTTCGATCGGGGTGTTTGGCGGCCATGCGGCACATCGGTCGATTATGTCGCAGAAGTAGTCGAAGACGTTGACTCCGCAGCGGTGGCAGGTGATCGCAAGAGAGTGGTACAGGGCGGCGGCTTCGGCTCCGGAGTGGGAGCCGATTGTAAGTCGGCGACGGGTCAGGGATATGTAGCGGTTGATTCGCTCGACTTCGTTGTTGTCGAGTCTGTAGGTGGGTGAGGCAAAGATGCGTGGTATCTCGTCCCATTGTTTGAGTGCATGTTCGGTGGCGGCGAGCAGCGGGTCGTCGGGTGGCACGCCGATGCGGTCTTTGACTGCTGTCAGTCTCATGCGGATTTTCTCGAGCATCACCTTGGAGTATCGTTGTCTCCACTCAAGGTGCTTTCCCGCCGTCCATCCGTCTTTGCCTATGCGGTGCTGATGCTCGAAGTGGTAAAGGAGTCCGAAGAGCTTTGCTATTTCCTGCGCCTTTGGATTGTCTTTCAGATCGAGAAACTTTCGCTTGATGTGCTGCAGGCATGGCAAGCGTTTTATCCCGCTCATCCCACCGATTCCGATATGCCGGTATCCCGAGTAATAGTCGCACTGGAAGGCTCCGTTGAAGCCTTTTATGTGTTGCTCGAAGACTTCGGCCGAGCGGGAGCCGTCGTCATAGAAGAAGTACACAAGCCCGGTTGTCATGCCGACGAACACCCATATGTAGCCTTTCTTGATCTTTCTTCCCGAAGGAGTTGCCACCTGCAGCCGCACTTTCTGATAGGTCTCGTCACCGCAGATATAATTGTCCGCGACTATTGCCTGACCCAGCGCCTTGTATAGATTTTCCAGATGTACCCTTACCTTACTTACGAGCTTCTGTGCGGTGCCTTTGTCAAGGTCGAAGCCGTGGGCACGGAAGTATTCGACAGCATTTTCAAGTGGCATGCAGTGGAGATAGCGTAGCTCGGCGAGTCCGGCTATGAAGGAAGATGTATACTGCGAGTTAAGCAGCGGTGTGGCGGGTGCGGAACCTTTGTATATTTTCTCGTCCTGCACGTATTTTCTGACCTTGTAGATAATTTTTTTGAAGCGCATCGGCTCCATGACGTAGCGCACGACATCGCACTCGCCGATAAACGTCGCCGCCTCGGGATTGAAGTCCGGACTGTCAGGCTCCACTATAATGGTCTCCACCTCACACTCCGGATGCGTCTTCCTTTTGGCGCCGTTGTTGGTACGTTTCTTCTCTGGCTTCTGCTGTCGAGTTTCGGATGTGGCAGGAGTCGTCACCGGTTTCTTCTGACGCTCCGACGGCGAGCCCTGCAGACGCTGCACTGCCTGACGCGCGGCTTTCTCTTTGCTCAGTTCCGCACTTTTGCCTTTCATAGCCTCCTCCATTGAGGCCATTTGCTTGCGCAGTTCATCTACAGTCGCCACAAGCTTCTCGTTGGTCGACTGCAGCTTTTCATTGGATAAAGTAAGCGAGCTGACAGAGGCCAACGCCTCGTCGAGCCGCCCTTGAAGGAACTCGATCTGACGTTGCAGAAACTCTATCAACTCGTTCTTTTTCATGGTGTAAAGTTACAAAAAATATCTGACATTTGCAACTTTCCACGCCATTTATTTATTTGATTAACAAATTATTAAGCCTTATTTTACGGCCATTCTGAAGCGATTTTCGACCATCACCTTCACAGGCGTGAGGCCCCTCATCAGCATATAGAAATCGTCCCATTGGAGCCTGCGCACGCCGTCATCGCCCTTTTTGAGCACCTCCCGGAAACGGCCTCGCGACAGTCTTTTTGTGTACATCAAAAATCCGTCGCCATCCCATTTCAACGCCTTCATGGTCTTGCGGTCCTTTGAGAAAAACACATACACATCGCCCGATGCCGGAGAATGCCCCTTCCACGACCACACCATCTGGGCCAGACCCCGGATGCCGTAGCGCATCGATACCGGCTGCCGGCATACCCAGAGCCGCATATCCGCCTCAAGACTCCACATCACTCCTGCGTGTCATGACATCCACCAGAAGCGCCAGCCCCTCCGCGCTTATCTCTCCCAGACTCACGCCTCGGCCCCAACCGAGTTCGATGTGCACGTCACGCACGACACTGGTGGCACCGACATCCCGGCTCTCATCCGCAACCTGAATACCGGGAACCTTAACCTCCCGGAATAACGGCCCGCCACCTTCCCGCGACGAATCCGGTCTCTCCGGCAGACTGCGTTGATAATCGCTTATGCTGATTTTGCGGCGCCGAAGCCACTCATAAAGCCGCTGGACGTTGACGCCGGTACCGGCACAGAAACGGTTCAATGCGATATAGCCGTCTGTCTCGCATTGATTCTTGTAACGCGTCCATGTCTCTGAATAGACATCGGACAAAGACTTGTTATAACCCATGATTCTTTTTGTCGACAAAGATACAACTCTCTTTCGGAGTTCGTCAATATGCTATCGCGGATGGTTGTACATTTGATGCCGATTTGTAAGGAATGAATTGCATCGGGGTGTGGATAAGCCATACAACTCAACGACGGATTAAAAAAAAGTCAACCCCGGCAATCACTGCCGGGGTTGACTTTCCTTGATTATATGATAAAGCTGTTTGTTGTCTTATTTCATTATGGCTGAATTTCCTGCGCCCATTGTCTGCACTTCATCTCCGCGACGCACCTTCTTGCCAAAGCCGAATATATAGCTTGCCGTAAGGCTTACAAACTGATGACTGGAAGCCCCGTATTCTGTCGTGTACTGGTCAAACCATTTGCTTTCGAGCCTTGATGTCTCGGAGATCCAATTGCGACGGAAAATGTTGACAGCAGCTGCTGTGAAATTCCATGAACCGTTGCTCCATCCGACTTTCAGTTGGTAACTGGTTTTGCGCTTTACAGAAGTCGCCGTAAGGCTTTGTGATACCAACTCCCTGAAAGCAGGTGAATAATACGCCGAGACATAGAATTTGCCGATATAATAAGTAGCGTTAAGTGAAAGCGACAGATAACTGTTCGTATCGGCATATATTCCGGATATTTTCTCAAACCACATCTGCGGAGTGGCTCGAAGTACCAGTGAGCGGTTCAGCAGTTTGGCTGTTAATGACGTTCCGAAATAGAAATTCTGATAATATCCGTCATTTTCCAAAGTGCGAATCATCAGACCGTCTGGACCATCAGGCGTGAAAACAGGCACTATGCGGTTGAAATCTCTACTCCAGCCTGTAAATGCCGACAATGAAAACTTATTGTTGGGTAGCCAAGTGTAATCAAGAGTGACCTTACTTACTTTCACATTTTTCAGATGAAGGTTACCAGTCTTATACAGCAGTTCATTCTCCTGGATTATGTCAGGCGTTTTTTCAGATGCCTCAACGGGGCGTATGTTCAGCATAGCCGAGAGACTGATCTGATTTTTCTGATTAAAAGCATACTGGGAGTTGAGATTGACCAGTGGGATTAGGCTATTTGTGCGTACTCCGCTGATTTTGTTCGACTCTCCGGCAAAACCTACCGATAATTGACTGTAAAGGCAGTCTTTGGCAAAAGTGTATCCGACAATGCCGCCATAAGCGAACTGGTTGAATTCCGGTGTGGCCACAGTATTACCTGTGTATTTCACTCGATTATTATAATAAATGCCCAATATGTTAACGTCAAGAGTGTGGTATCTGTCAAAAGACTTGTTAAGCTGTATCTGCAATTCACCGGTTACTGCATCCTCTGTTGCGTCAGTTCTAATATCAGTATTGTCTGAGGCATATCTGCGGTCTGACTCAGTGTGCTGATAGAAGAATGAAGGTATGGCATTTAGCTTGAATCCTTTGCCTAAGTCAAAGTAATAATTACCTCTCCACCGAGGATAGAGATATGTCGAGTTTAACGAGTTTGTGTAGTCGCTGTTGCTAAACGCATCTGAAGAAAACACCAGTTTACCGTTATAAGAACTGTTGGGGGTGTTTAGTGCAGTGAAAAAGAAACTGTTGGAGATTACAGCCTTGTCAGATGTGTATTTGGCTCGGAACGAGGCTCCGAATTGATTTTGCTGAAAGCGGCTGCCTTCAAGTAGATTACTGCGGGTTATTTCATTGATTTCGCCATTATTATCGGGAAATCGGAACACCTGTGTTTGCTCATTCCCCGTGTGATGACGGTCGGTGTATTTATCGTTCACGCTTATGTCGTATGTCATGCGCTTGTATGACATCTTTGCGTAAGCAACGCCACTGCCGGAACCTGCCATTATGTTGCCGGTACCGGATACCTTGGCATATCCTCCGTAATTATAATGCTTCAATGTGATGTTTATCACATATTTGGCATGGTTGAAACGCGGATCGGTTGGAAAAACAAAATATTCCACTTTTTTGACGTCCTCCGGGCGTAAAGCATCTTTTTCCTCTTGCGTAGCCGGCTCCATGTCAATATAAATTGACACTTCGTCACCGCTTGGTGTCGTCACTGTGCCTCCAATCGGATTTACGTTTATCTGAGGTATAGCCATACTGCTAAGAAGATCTATTGCATTCTGTGCAGTACGCTTGCTGTTCCTGTCAGGATAATAGGTAGTGACATTGGAAGAGGTACGCTGCATCTGAGCCTCAACCACAACTTCGTTAAGTTCCAGTGCCTTCACGCTGTCAGGAGTTTCTGTCTGTGCAAATGCACACAAAGCACAGAACAGAGTGATAATGAAAATGAATATTGGTCTCATATTTATAGCGTTTTGTGATTATAGATTCTTATATTTTTGCCCATATCGTATGTATGCTATCAAGGACAGTGTTCCGATTGCAACAAGATACCAGACGATAATCGGAGGACGTTTTCCGATACAGATAAACAGACTTGCAAGAAAACAGCCGGTTGCGATATTTAATGAGTACCTTTTCATCAGTTTTCCCGGCAGATTTGGATAACATATTTTTCGGGCACATCGGGATACTCCGATTTATAGTCTGCAACCATGCGCGAAAAGATTCGAGGAAAACGGTATCCGGTAAAGAACACAATTATACCACATATTGCCGACAGAACTGCATTGAAAGGAGAGATAAGGTCGTAGTAGATGTAGCTCATTCCGTTTCCTTCAATCCATGCTGTCAGAACGAGCAAAACTGTAAGTAGTACCATATATCCCACAGTTGCGGTAAGTCCGTATTTGAACGATTGCATCATACTATTTGGTTTTGATTTACGATGCAAAATTACGTCCAATCAGCCTGACTACAAACTACAACACCTTACATCGGTCGATGTAAGGTGTTGATATTCAGATATGCCCAAAAATAAAATCTAACATTGCCTAACAAGACTCCGCATCAGGCGAAATATTTGAGGTATTCCTCTTTGCGAGGTGTCTCGCTCTTCGAAATTATGGATTTCAGGCGGGATTTATAAACATAGATATTGCGAAGGTCAGTGCCGATGAATATGCTTATCGACGGCAGTGAAAATCCACAGAAAAGATAAAGCGCGAGGCGATATTGCGAGGCCGACAATTTGGGGTAGTCAGCTTTGAAATGTTCCATCAGTCCGTTTTTGTATCCGTTGACCACATCTGTCAGCTCCTGCGTGGCGGTATCGGAACTGAAATCGTTGAGAGAGTTTTTGACATCGGCATATATACGTTTCTGTTCCTGTCCGGTCTCCCTACATTCAAAATATGACGAGGCAAGTCCGTCAAGCAGCCTGAATCGCGTTCGGAACAGACTTTCAATCTTGCCCGACATTTCTTCCTGCTGTTTATTCTTTTCAAAAAGATCGTTCTGTAAATTCTGAATTTTGAGCAGGTGTACAACCATCCGCGATAGCATATTGACGAACTCCGAAAGAGAGTTGTATCTTTGTCGACAAAAAGAA is part of the Duncaniella dubosii genome and encodes:
- the tnpB gene encoding IS66 family insertion sequence element accessory protein TnpB (TnpB, as the term is used for proteins encoded by IS66 family insertion elements, is considered an accessory protein, since TnpC, encoded by a neighboring gene, is a DDE family transposase.) — encoded protein: MWSLEADMRLWVCRQPVSMRYGIRGLAQMVWSWKGHSPASGDVYVFFSKDRKTMKALKWDGDGFLMYTKRLSRGRFREVLKKGDDGVRRLQWDDFYMLMRGLTPVKVMVENRFRMAVK
- a CDS encoding ORF6N domain-containing protein; translation: MDLQIIQNKIFEVRGCRVMLDYHLAELYQVETRALKQAVKRNIERFPSDFMFVLTKEEANLLLSIGVSQNVIPPDYNFGVAMPMAFTEQGVAMLSSVLRSKIAIEVNISIMRAFVLMRQMVIGYEELLRRIEELEVSTDAQFNELYQALTQLLSQSKQQKERRPVGFVT
- a CDS encoding site-specific integrase, yielding MKSTFNICFYAKKDKQKANGAYPLFARITVDGVASRFNTKLDVLPSIWDGKMGKATGRTSEASRINRMLDDINASLNTIYHEMQRRDNYVTAEKVKNEFLGHSESHETILTLFQKHNDDVKQLVGISKTIATYRKYEVTRRHLAEFIQSKYNVSDISIKEITPMFITDFELYLRTACKCGYNTTAKFMQFFKRIIIIARNNGILVNDPFANYKIRLEKVDRGYLTEDEITIILKKKMVSERLEHVRDLFIFACFTGLAYIDVAGLTQDNIRKSFDGNLWIMTKRQKTNTDVNVPLLDIPKMILKKYKGKLPNGKILPIISNQKLNAYLKEIADVCGIKKNLTFHLARHTFATTTTLSKGVPIETVSKMLGHTNIETTQIYARITNSKIGSDMQGLDKKFVGIEKIYKEVAM
- a CDS encoding TonB-dependent receptor, which encodes MRPIFIFIITLFCALCAFAQTETPDSVKALELNEVVVEAQMQRTSSNVTTYYPDRNSKRTAQNAIDLLSSMAIPQINVNPIGGTVTTPSGDEVSIYIDMEPATQEEKDALRPEDVKKVEYFVFPTDPRFNHAKYVINITLKHYNYGGYAKVSGTGNIMAGSGSGVAYAKMSYKRMTYDISVNDKYTDRHHTGNEQTQVFRFPDNNGEINEITRSNLLEGSRFQQNQFGASFRAKYTSDKAVISNSFFFTALNTPNSSYNGKLVFSSDAFSNSDYTNSLNSTYLYPRWRGNYYFDLGKGFKLNAIPSFFYQHTESDRRYASDNTDIRTDATEDAVTGELQIQLNKSFDRYHTLDVNILGIYYNNRVKYTGNTVATPEFNQFAYGGIVGYTFAKDCLYSQLSVGFAGESNKISGVRTNSLIPLVNLNSQYAFNQKNQISLSAMLNIRPVEASEKTPDIIQENELLYKTGNLHLKNVKVSKVTLDYTWLPNNKFSLSAFTGWSRDFNRIVPVFTPDGPDGLMIRTLENDGYYQNFYFGTSLTAKLLNRSLVLRATPQMWFEKISGIYADTNSYLSLSLNATYYIGKFYVSAYYSPAFRELVSQSLTATSVKRKTSYQLKVGWSNGSWNFTAAAVNIFRRNWISETSRLESKWFDQYTTEYGASSHQFVSLTASYIFGFGKKVRRGDEVQTMGAGNSAIMK
- a CDS encoding helix-turn-helix transcriptional regulator; translation: MKTAFEDYNKIVDSIPASIHKEVEMEMAVSNRIYELMQEKGLSKAEFARSIGKRPCEVTKWLSGQHNFTLATLAMLSSFFGQPIISVQ
- a CDS encoding site-specific integrase, which encodes MDKYKHRVSFRLEKRKDKNGNFPEEMPINADITFGGKRIWYYSGYRIAPAKWDEKAQKVKRNNFNSDDVSASDINQRLIKIASAVDDAFAQLELREEEATPATVRDEVKKILDEERCTRLTVCQTYDILIDEREKEIKETPATAQWSKGTLTKHKTMRKHLSGFRATLYFEDINDELLAKFELYLIGKRLSNSYVFKSMKDIKTFLNWATKKGYNRNIKYQSYQQRFHDETTSDTAVNHFALTPEELQSIMTFPTHRQAIDRARDVFVFCCFTGLRFSEVMALKRSNMDGDILDTTAQKTRQRKRIPLAEDAMRILSKYPAAPDEDDPRIFPKISNQKFNSHLKEVGKLAGMTGDWIIETQNGRSRTRTTVKKYEALASHCARRTFTTLCLRKGMSPEDIRAVTGHTTANMMMKYVKFDDESKREKMNLLNNSHSHGVETVFDHAITDDERIRLGIPTREAYLEMFEGDTASVNAHLAVLAHIRGNLDDRANYIKRLPTDKLNEVLEIIMKL
- a CDS encoding helix-turn-helix transcriptional regulator, with the protein product MKTTNDFFIPDNEVKLPEELDYSRVDEYLRSAEAFSRSTYQSVYIIDYFKQNFLYVSPNPMFLCGLTPEQMMNLGYRFYLEYVPEDEQQFLIDLNEAGFSFHNTIPVKERKDWYISYDFNILNGGKKILVNHKLTPLVLTSDGRIWLALCVVSASTHTSPGHIEMHRVGTPDYVEYNRNTRRWDKRQMPTLTDGEKAVLTLSIQGYTMSEIADRICLSPDTIKKYRQRIFEKLDVRNISEAIVAATNNKLL
- the tnpC gene encoding IS66 family transposase, giving the protein MKKNELIEFLQRQIEFLQGRLDEALASVSSLTLSNEKLQSTNEKLVATVDELRKQMASMEEAMKGKSAELSKEKAARQAVQRLQGSPSERQKKPVTTPATSETRQQKPEKKRTNNGAKRKTHPECEVETIIVEPDSPDFNPEAATFIGECDVVRYVMEPMRFKKIIYKVRKYVQDEKIYKGSAPATPLLNSQYTSSFIAGLAELRYLHCMPLENAVEYFRAHGFDLDKGTAQKLVSKVRVHLENLYKALGQAIVADNYICGDETYQKVRLQVATPSGRKIKKGYIWVFVGMTTGLVYFFYDDGSRSAEVFEQHIKGFNGAFQCDYYSGYRHIGIGGMSGIKRLPCLQHIKRKFLDLKDNPKAQEIAKLFGLLYHFEHQHRIGKDGWTAGKHLEWRQRYSKVMLEKIRMRLTAVKDRIGVPPDDPLLAATEHALKQWDEIPRIFASPTYRLDNNEVERINRYISLTRRRLTIGSHSGAEAAALYHSLAITCHRCGVNVFDYFCDIIDRCAAWPPNTPIEKYRDLLPDRWKLSQK